A window of the Nitrospirota bacterium genome harbors these coding sequences:
- the nuoH gene encoding NADH-quinone oxidoreductase subunit NuoH produces the protein MRILIDIGIVLIKIAIVVAFVLFNAAYLSYFERKTIAHMQVRLGPMRVGPHGILQPIADGIKLFFKEDIIPSNADKPVFYIAPLITLAAALTSFAVIPFWESFFVTNINIGVLYILALSSVSAYGIVLGGWSSNSKYSFLGGLRSSAQVISYEIAMGFSLVGVMMLSGSMNLIDIVKAQENYPFILVQPIAFIVFLASAVAETNRAPFDLPEAESELVAGYFVEYSSMRFAFFYMAEYIGMLLMSSMVTICFLGGWNGPFLPPVVWFLIKVYGIMFFYLWIRATLPRYRYDQLMGLGWKLFIPLSIANILFTAFVKLFV, from the coding sequence ATGCGTATTCTTATAGATATTGGCATAGTTCTGATAAAGATTGCAATCGTTGTGGCATTCGTCCTGTTTAATGCAGCATATCTCAGTTATTTTGAACGGAAGACAATTGCCCACATGCAGGTAAGGCTCGGACCGATGAGGGTTGGTCCACATGGTATCCTGCAACCTATAGCAGACGGAATAAAGTTATTTTTCAAGGAAGATATTATCCCTTCTAATGCAGATAAACCTGTTTTTTACATCGCTCCCCTCATCACTTTAGCCGCAGCACTGACTTCATTTGCAGTAATCCCTTTCTGGGAGAGTTTCTTTGTTACAAATATTAACATCGGGGTTCTCTATATACTTGCCCTTTCATCCGTCAGTGCCTATGGAATTGTTCTTGGAGGTTGGTCATCAAACTCAAAATATTCCTTTTTAGGGGGTCTTCGCTCATCTGCACAGGTCATAAGCTATGAAATAGCAATGGGGTTTAGCCTTGTAGGTGTTATGATGCTCTCAGGCTCGATGAACCTTATTGATATAGTCAAAGCACAGGAAAACTACCCCTTTATCCTCGTTCAGCCGATTGCATTCATTGTATTTCTTGCATCTGCAGTAGCTGAGACAAACAGAGCTCCATTTGATCTCCCAGAGGCAGAGAGCGAACTTGTAGCAGGCTATTTTGTGGAGTATAGCAGTATGCGGTTTGCATTCTTTTATATGGCTGAATATATCGGTATGCTTCTAATGTCATCAATGGTTACTATATGCTTTCTCGGAGGATGGAATGGCCCGTTTCTCCCCCCTGTGGTCTGGTTCCTGATAAAGGTTTATGGAATCATGTTCTTTTATCTCTGGATCAGGGCGACATTACCGAGATACAGGTATGACCAGCTTATGGGGCTTGGATGGAAGCTCTTTATACCACTCTCAATTGCGAATATACTGTTTACGGCCTTTGTAAAGTTGTTCGTATGA
- the nuoI gene encoding NADH-quinone oxidoreductase subunit NuoI, with the protein MKTFEFIKKVFFIEIIKGLTLTLSRFFSRAVTRQYPKEKRPPFFGFRGLHALVRDPQTGKERCVGCGLCAAICPSKCIYVYTSEGEDHQKVVDRYEIELLRCVYCAFCVEACPFRAIVLTEHYEYSDYSREALYFTKERLLSNWDRFMSGEKGEEYFKKFWRPKTEDYTGDRRQITDDRKQR; encoded by the coding sequence ATGAAAACATTTGAGTTTATCAAGAAGGTCTTTTTCATAGAAATAATCAAGGGACTTACGCTTACATTGAGCCGTTTTTTCTCCCGTGCAGTAACGAGGCAGTATCCAAAAGAGAAAAGACCACCATTTTTTGGATTCAGGGGACTGCATGCACTTGTAAGGGACCCTCAGACAGGAAAGGAAAGATGCGTCGGTTGTGGCTTATGTGCAGCTATATGTCCTTCCAAGTGTATATATGTCTATACAAGTGAAGGAGAAGACCACCAGAAAGTAGTTGATAGATATGAGATTGAGCTTCTCAGGTGTGTTTATTGCGCCTTCTGTGTTGAGGCATGTCCATTCAGGGCAATTGTGCTTACAGAACATTACGAGTATTCTGATTATTCGAGGGAAGCGCTTTATTTTACTAAAGAGAGGTTATTGAGTAACTGGGATAGATTTATGTCAGGGGAAAAGGGAGAGGAATATTTCAAAAAGTTCTGGCGTCCAAAGACAGAAGACTACACAGGAGACAGAAGACAGATAACAGATGACAGAAAACAGAGGTGA
- a CDS encoding NADH-quinone oxidoreductase subunit J, translated as MMSQIIFLYLAGVIIVSSILVITRRNPVHSILWMLLLFLHIAAMYIFLNAEFLAVIQIIIYAGAILVLFLFIVMLLNLKREERERKAHSIWPAAIILGLAIAAQFITIMSTIVFSAPQDRYSTSFIQKEGASQVLGSLLYTEFLFPFEVASLILLVGMIGAIVIAKKRMG; from the coding sequence ATGATGTCACAGATTATTTTTCTTTATCTTGCAGGGGTTATAATAGTAAGTAGTATACTGGTAATAACAAGAAGAAATCCTGTGCACAGTATTCTCTGGATGCTGCTATTGTTTCTTCATATAGCTGCTATGTATATTTTCCTTAACGCAGAGTTTCTTGCAGTCATCCAGATAATAATTTATGCAGGGGCAATACTCGTGCTTTTCCTCTTTATTGTGATGCTCTTAAACCTTAAAAGGGAAGAGAGGGAAAGGAAGGCACATAGCATCTGGCCTGCTGCCATCATCCTTGGTCTTGCGATTGCTGCCCAGTTTATCACAATTATGTCAACCATTGTTTTTTCTGCACCACAGGACAGATACAGCACATCATTTATACAGAAAGAGGGGGCTTCGCAGGTATTAGGGAGTTTACTTTATACAGAATTTCTTTTTCCTTTTGAGGTTGCATCACTCATATTACTTGTAGGTATGATTGGCGCGATTGTAATAGCTAAGAAGCGTATGGGATAA
- the nuoK gene encoding NADH-quinone oxidoreductase subunit NuoK yields the protein MIPLSWYVILSAILFSMGVIGVLVRRNIIIILLSIELILNAVNINLVAFSYYLQSLRGQMLVIFIITVAAAEVAIGLALIIALFRNKPTVNIDEINIMKG from the coding sequence ATGATTCCATTGTCATGGTATGTAATTCTCAGTGCAATACTCTTCTCTATGGGGGTTATCGGCGTGCTTGTGCGGAGAAATATTATTATTATTCTGCTTTCAATAGAACTTATATTAAATGCGGTCAATATCAATCTTGTAGCGTTTTCTTATTATCTTCAATCTCTGAGGGGACAGATGCTTGTTATCTTCATAATCACAGTTGCTGCAGCAGAGGTGGCTATAGGTCTGGCACTTATAATTGCATTGTTCAGGAATAAACCTACGGTAAATATTGATGAAATAAATATTATGAAAGGATGA
- the nuoL gene encoding NADH-quinone oxidoreductase subunit L, which translates to MNSYLLIPFLPLAAFVINILFGRKYIKNQAHWPSCLAVIGSFVISMITLFDVIGGRVINEDLYTWVVSDKFKVSVGFLIDQLTAVMLIVVTGVGSLIHIYSIGYMHGDKGYYRFFAYMSLFTFSMLMLVMANNFLLLYFGWEAVGLCSYFLIGFWFEKKSASDAGKKAFITCRFGDFGFALGVIMIFLAFGTLHYAPVFDQVKGFVGQTVNFLGLEVDLITLIALLLFAGAVGKSAQIPLHVWLPDAMEGPTPVSALIHAATMVTAGVFMVARLNPIFNLSEVAMYTVAITGAVTSLFAATIAIVQNDIKRIIAYSTISHLGLMFLACGVGAYSAGVFHLYTHAFFKALLFLCAGSVIHAVHHNDIQRMGGLRKYMPITYITMFIAALSAAGVPGLAGFFSKDEIMWLAYASDNPVGKFVWVLGTAVAFLTPFYSFRLIFLTFHGRFRGTHDEEHHLHESPKVMTIPLMLLAAGAVTAGWIGIPPLFGGGAHFAEFVKPVLGHLETHGTHAEEWGVMGLSTTIALSGIIVAAIMYLVKTYMPIRLAERFRGIYRTLFNKYYVDELYNFIIVRPTLWIASTIIEGFTDAKIIEGAVNGIPRSIGIFGEKLRKIQTGFVHHYAIIMAVGVFLIVALVLFL; encoded by the coding sequence ATGAATAGTTATCTTTTAATTCCATTTTTACCACTTGCCGCATTTGTAATAAATATTTTATTCGGAAGGAAGTATATAAAGAATCAGGCACACTGGCCATCTTGCCTCGCAGTAATAGGCTCATTTGTAATATCTATGATTACCCTCTTTGATGTTATCGGTGGCAGGGTAATCAACGAGGATTTATACACATGGGTAGTCTCTGACAAGTTTAAGGTCTCTGTAGGTTTCCTCATTGACCAGCTCACAGCAGTAATGCTCATAGTTGTCACAGGTGTAGGCTCACTTATTCATATCTATTCTATCGGCTATATGCATGGAGATAAAGGCTATTACAGATTCTTCGCATATATGAGTCTCTTCACATTCTCTATGCTCATGCTCGTTATGGCAAATAACTTCCTTCTACTCTATTTTGGTTGGGAGGCAGTTGGTCTCTGTTCGTATTTTTTGATAGGATTCTGGTTTGAGAAGAAGTCAGCATCCGATGCAGGCAAAAAGGCATTTATTACATGTAGATTTGGAGACTTTGGGTTTGCCCTCGGTGTGATAATGATATTCCTCGCCTTTGGAACACTTCACTATGCACCTGTATTCGATCAGGTAAAAGGTTTTGTTGGCCAGACAGTAAATTTCCTCGGATTAGAGGTTGATTTAATCACACTCATAGCACTCCTACTTTTTGCTGGTGCTGTTGGTAAATCAGCCCAGATACCCCTTCATGTATGGCTACCAGATGCAATGGAAGGACCTACACCTGTGAGTGCCCTGATCCATGCTGCAACAATGGTCACAGCAGGTGTATTCATGGTAGCAAGACTTAACCCAATATTCAATCTATCAGAAGTCGCAATGTATACAGTTGCCATTACTGGGGCAGTTACATCCTTATTTGCAGCTACAATCGCCATTGTCCAGAATGATATAAAAAGGATAATCGCTTACTCAACTATAAGCCACTTAGGACTCATGTTTCTTGCATGCGGTGTTGGTGCATACAGTGCAGGGGTTTTTCACCTTTATACCCATGCCTTTTTCAAGGCACTACTCTTCCTCTGTGCAGGCAGTGTAATACATGCTGTCCACCATAATGACATCCAGAGGATGGGTGGGCTCAGAAAATATATGCCGATTACATATATTACAATGTTTATTGCGGCATTAAGCGCAGCAGGAGTCCCAGGGCTTGCAGGGTTTTTCAGCAAGGACGAGATAATGTGGCTTGCCTATGCGTCAGACAACCCTGTAGGAAAGTTTGTATGGGTTCTGGGGACTGCTGTTGCATTCCTCACACCCTTTTATTCGTTCAGGCTCATATTCCTTACATTCCATGGAAGATTCCGTGGAACACATGATGAGGAGCATCACCTCCATGAGTCACCAAAGGTTATGACTATACCGCTTATGTTACTTGCAGCTGGTGCTGTTACTGCAGGATGGATTGGGATTCCCCCTCTGTTTGGAGGAGGTGCACATTTTGCTGAATTTGTAAAACCTGTGCTTGGACATCTTGAAACACATGGTACACATGCTGAAGAATGGGGGGTGATGGGTCTTTCAACAACTATAGCTCTTTCGGGAATTATCGTTGCTGCAATAATGTATCTCGTAAAGACATATATGCCTATTAGACTTGCAGAGAGATTTAGAGGCATTTACAGGACACTCTTTAACAAATATTATGTGGATGAATTGTATAACTTCATAATAGTGAGACCTACACTCTGGATTGCCAGTACAATAATCGAGGGTTTCACGGACGCAAAGATAATAGAGGGCGCCGTCAATGGTATCCCGAGGTCAATAGGGATATTCGGCGAAAAATTGAGGAAGATACAAACAGGTTTTGTTCATCACTATGCAATTATAATGGCTGTGGGAGTCTTCCTTATAGTGGCATTAGTGCTGTTCTTATAG
- a CDS encoding NADH-quinone oxidoreductase subunit M has translation MEQVIMNNLDYPILSTIVFLPVFGTLLLLIIRSKESLVKWTALAVSIATFILSIPLFTNFDKSTHKMQFVERHDWIPAWNIKYFLGVDGISILLVLLTTLSAILCILISWHSIKVKVKEFYIAILLTEGAIAGVFCSLDFFLFYIFWEAMLIPMYLIIGVWGGPNRIYATIKFILYTLVGSVLMLVGIIFLYFYAGRTFDILELMTKPYPYTVQLWLFWAFFAAFAVKVPMFPVHTWLPDAHTEAPTAGSVILAAILIKMGAYGFLRFSLPFFPDASKAMTPFMLTLSVIAIIYAGIVCLAQTDLKRLIAYSSVSHMGFVTLGIFTLNSQGIEGGILQMINHGIVTGALFLCVGIIYDRTHSRLIVDHGGLSTPMPVYAAFFMIFTLSSIGLPGTNGFIGEFLIILGGLAANKWAGVLAATGVIIGAGYMLWLYQRLFFMRVHEKVVGLPDMDIREIITLAPLVILVFWIGVYPNALLSFMHSSVQHLIEQVNSKGVEGVQIVKTINEVLR, from the coding sequence ATGGAACAGGTAATAATGAATAATTTAGATTATCCGATTCTTAGCACTATTGTATTTCTGCCTGTTTTTGGTACCCTGCTGCTTCTTATCATCAGATCAAAAGAGTCACTTGTAAAATGGACCGCCCTCGCCGTAAGCATCGCCACCTTTATCCTCTCAATACCCTTATTTACAAACTTTGACAAGTCAACACATAAGATGCAGTTTGTCGAGAGGCATGACTGGATTCCTGCCTGGAACATAAAATATTTTTTAGGTGTTGATGGTATTAGCATTCTTCTCGTTCTTCTTACTACCCTCTCAGCAATTCTCTGCATTCTTATCTCATGGCATTCTATAAAGGTAAAGGTGAAGGAGTTCTATATAGCTATCCTCCTTACAGAAGGAGCAATCGCAGGGGTTTTCTGTTCTTTAGATTTCTTCCTTTTCTATATCTTCTGGGAGGCGATGCTCATACCAATGTATCTCATTATAGGGGTCTGGGGAGGGCCAAACAGGATTTATGCGACAATAAAGTTCATCCTCTATACACTGGTTGGCAGCGTCTTGATGCTTGTTGGGATAATCTTTCTCTACTTCTATGCAGGTAGGACATTTGATATCCTTGAATTAATGACAAAGCCTTACCCTTACACAGTACAGTTATGGCTTTTCTGGGCATTCTTTGCCGCCTTTGCAGTAAAGGTCCCGATGTTCCCCGTGCATACATGGCTTCCCGATGCCCATACAGAGGCGCCGACAGCGGGTAGCGTTATTCTTGCAGCCATACTCATCAAGATGGGCGCATACGGTTTTCTGAGATTCTCGCTCCCTTTCTTCCCCGATGCCTCAAAGGCTATGACCCCTTTTATGTTGACCCTTTCAGTTATAGCCATCATATATGCAGGAATTGTATGCCTTGCCCAGACAGATTTAAAAAGGCTTATTGCGTATAGTTCTGTGAGCCATATGGGTTTCGTTACGCTTGGGATATTCACCCTTAACAGTCAGGGAATCGAGGGTGGTATTTTACAGATGATCAACCACGGCATTGTAACAGGTGCACTCTTCCTGTGTGTGGGGATAATCTATGACAGGACACATTCGAGGTTGATTGTAGACCATGGCGGGCTTTCAACACCAATGCCTGTGTATGCTGCATTTTTTATGATTTTTACTCTTTCATCAATAGGGCTTCCAGGGACAAATGGATTTATAGGTGAATTCCTCATAATCCTCGGTGGGCTCGCTGCAAATAAATGGGCGGGTGTTCTTGCAGCAACAGGGGTAATCATAGGTGCTGGCTATATGCTATGGCTTTATCAGAGATTGTTCTTTATGAGGGTGCATGAAAAGGTTGTTGGTCTGCCTGATATGGATATAAGAGAGATAATAACGCTTGCCCCTCTGGTTATCCTCGTATTCTGGATAGGTGTCTATCCAAATGCCCTTTTGAGCTTTATGCACAGTTCTGTCCAGCATCTGATAGAACAGGTCAACTCAAAAGGTGTTGAGGGGGTTCAAATAGTTAAGACCATCAATGAGGTGCTGAGGTGA
- a CDS encoding NADH-quinone oxidoreductase subunit N, which produces MISLPIPIISAIYPEVVLTIFALLVIVSDLFLGKERKDILAYLSIAGLVIATILTVRGIGGGTINTFSGMFVLDDFSAFFKIIFYVTSALSILISIRYLKIEEINKGEYYAMILLSTVGMMIMASGSDLISIYLGLELMALSVYILAGFMRKSIRSNEAALKYFVLGCFSSGIFLYGVSLLYGITGTTNIKEIATIITINNLSTNPALFLAVILVGVGFCFKIAAVPFHMWVPDVYEGAPTSITAFMSVGPKAAAFVALIRVLIQGLNSITADWSLMLSVISILTMAVGNILAIVQSNIKRMLAYSSIAHAGYALIGVVAGGQIGVSAVAMYLAIYIFMNIGAFAIVIMLRNGVMLGEEINDFTGLAKKNRLAALFMLIFMFSLTGLPPTAGFIGKFYVFMAAIKAGYLWLVVAGVIFSAISAYFYLRVVMVMYMKEPQAEFNLAASPALNVALLISVAAVIAFGIFPFSLIELAWTSVSVLF; this is translated from the coding sequence ATGATTTCTTTGCCTATACCTATAATCTCTGCGATATATCCTGAAGTAGTTCTGACAATCTTTGCCCTGTTAGTGATAGTCTCCGATCTATTTCTTGGAAAGGAGAGGAAGGATATACTCGCATATCTCAGTATTGCAGGACTGGTTATCGCTACCATCCTCACAGTGAGAGGCATTGGTGGAGGCACAATAAATACATTCTCAGGCATGTTTGTCCTCGATGATTTTTCCGCCTTCTTCAAGATTATCTTTTATGTGACCTCAGCGCTTTCGATACTTATCTCAATACGTTATCTAAAGATAGAGGAGATCAATAAAGGTGAATACTATGCGATGATACTTCTCAGCACAGTTGGAATGATGATAATGGCATCTGGTTCTGACCTGATAAGTATCTACTTAGGGCTCGAACTCATGGCGCTCTCTGTCTATATCCTTGCTGGCTTTATGAGGAAGAGCATAAGATCCAATGAGGCTGCGCTCAAATATTTTGTGCTCGGCTGTTTCTCATCAGGTATATTTCTTTATGGTGTCTCTCTTCTTTACGGGATTACAGGCACCACTAATATCAAAGAGATTGCAACCATTATCACCATCAATAACCTCTCTACAAACCCTGCCCTTTTCCTTGCAGTAATACTCGTTGGAGTAGGATTCTGCTTTAAGATTGCTGCAGTTCCATTCCACATGTGGGTCCCTGATGTCTATGAAGGTGCGCCTACCTCTATCACTGCATTCATGTCTGTTGGTCCAAAGGCTGCCGCATTTGTAGCACTCATCAGGGTCTTGATACAGGGACTCAATTCTATAACTGCTGATTGGAGCCTTATGCTCTCTGTAATCTCCATCCTTACAATGGCAGTAGGTAATATACTCGCAATTGTCCAGAGCAATATCAAAAGAATGCTTGCATACTCAAGTATCGCACATGCAGGTTATGCACTTATAGGAGTTGTAGCTGGTGGTCAGATAGGTGTATCTGCAGTAGCAATGTATCTGGCGATATATATATTCATGAATATCGGGGCATTTGCTATCGTAATTATGCTGAGAAATGGTGTTATGCTCGGAGAAGAGATAAATGATTTCACGGGTCTAGCGAAGAAAAACCGACTGGCAGCACTCTTCATGCTGATCTTTATGTTCTCTCTTACAGGACTTCCTCCTACTGCGGGTTTCATTGGAAAATTCTATGTATTTATGGCTGCTATAAAAGCAGGGTACCTCTGGCTCGTTGTTGCAGGTGTTATATTCAGCGCCATATCAGCCTACTTTTATCTGCGAGTAGTGATGGTCATGTATATGAAGGAGCCTCAAGCTGAGTTTAACCTTGCCGCATCTCCAGCACTCAATGTAGCCCTGCTTATCTCTGTAGCCGCAGTTATTGCGTTTGGTATCTTCCCATTTTCTCTCATAGAATTAGCATGGACATCTGTTAGCGTGTTGTTTTAA
- a CDS encoding type II toxin-antitoxin system RelE/ParE family toxin, translating into MGVFYKPAFRKFVKKQTRAFQLVIEDEIEKINSNPDIGETKRGDLSGFKVHKFVFNKQEYLIAYKLQNNIRVVYKIGTHENFYRELKHYIREVE; encoded by the coding sequence ATGGGTGTTTTTTATAAACCAGCATTCAGGAAGTTTGTAAAAAAGCAAACCAGGGCTTTTCAACTTGTTATAGAAGATGAGATAGAAAAAATTAATAGTAATCCTGATATTGGAGAGACAAAGAGAGGTGATTTATCAGGCTTCAAAGTTCATAAGTTTGTTTTTAACAAACAGGAATACCTCATTGCTTACAAGCTACAAAATAATATCAGAGTGGTTTACAAGATAGGAACTCATGAGAATTTTTATCGTGAGCTTAAACACTATATAAGGGAGGTTGAATAA
- a CDS encoding helix-turn-helix domain-containing protein, translating to MITAEKVYKEILEMPVKEREKLFTVIAKRGFEKDLYTNDEVFDDIRRSPFTIKEAAEYLEVAEITVRRLVKEGNLAARRLGKNIVFDADDLKAFKRQRKYVRHPA from the coding sequence ATGATAACTGCAGAGAAGGTTTATAAAGAAATATTAGAGATGCCGGTTAAAGAGAGAGAAAAGCTCTTTACTGTTATAGCCAAGCGAGGCTTTGAAAAAGACCTTTATACCAACGATGAAGTATTCGATGATATAAGGCGGTCTCCATTTACCATTAAAGAGGCAGCAGAGTATCTTGAAGTAGCAGAAATAACGGTGAGGAGATTAGTAAAAGAGGGCAATTTAGCAGCAAGAAGACTTGGGAAGAATATTGTTTTTGATGCTGATGATCTTAAGGCATTTAAGAGACAGAGAAAATATGTCAGGCATCCTGCCTGA
- a CDS encoding BrnA antitoxin family protein, translating into MSKLKKVPRFKSEKEEFEFWSTHDSTEYVDYSKAKRVLFTNLKPSTRSISVRLPESLIDHLKLLANKRDIPYQSLLKMLLTEKVEEELRVAK; encoded by the coding sequence ATGAGCAAATTGAAAAAGGTGCCAAGATTCAAGAGTGAGAAAGAGGAGTTTGAATTCTGGTCAACCCATGATTCGACAGAATATGTAGATTATTCAAAGGCAAAAAGGGTGTTATTCACAAACCTGAAGCCATCTACTAGGAGCATCTCTGTTAGGCTACCCGAATCACTTATTGACCATCTTAAACTTTTAGCAAATAAGCGGGATATTCCTTATCAGTCTCTGTTAAAGATGTTGTTAACAGAAAAAGTAGAGGAAGAATTGCGTGTAGCAAAGTAA
- a CDS encoding BrnT family toxin, with protein MGDFLHVVFTIRGNKIRVISARDMNRKERRIYYEQIEKGAKIQE; from the coding sequence ATGGGTGATTTTTTACACGTAGTTTTCACTATAAGAGGTAACAAAATAAGGGTTATATCAGCAAGGGATATGAATAGAAAAGAGAGGAGAATTTACTATGAGCAAATTGAAAAAGGTGCCAAGATTCAAGAGTGA
- a CDS encoding GSU2403 family nucleotidyltransferase fold protein, with product MNVIRKTLEENYIFFIRELVRINEEIRKLPMGSISAKKIGKSTYYYHQWREKKKVKSVSLGTVTPTDLLEGINRRKLLERQRMDILDNIAVISKAIDTQRITIEEIIKLFSQSGIKVILIGSYCLPVLKENLGLNLPTIKTQDIDFLINVPYRGKEVDIESLLKDLGFSIGFNPDGSTYFTNGIFKVEFLTPEKGKGTDKAIYIKPLKIKATPLRYLQMLFDQQIEIGREGYTYLVPSPWVFAYHKILISKKRETKYKKEKDILQAIAILREVFKKPDLAKKAISYLGTLPPRWKRDIKDHIAEHIPKVKDFPGLAQ from the coding sequence ATGAATGTTATTAGAAAAACATTAGAGGAAAACTATATCTTTTTTATCAGGGAACTCGTGCGTATAAATGAAGAAATCAGGAAACTGCCAATGGGTAGCATCTCTGCAAAAAAAATTGGTAAATCCACTTACTATTATCATCAATGGAGAGAAAAGAAAAAGGTAAAGTCTGTTTCTTTAGGCACAGTGACTCCGACTGACCTACTAGAAGGTATTAACAGAAGAAAATTATTAGAGCGGCAGAGAATGGACATATTAGACAACATAGCTGTTATTTCTAAAGCCATTGACACTCAAAGGATTACCATTGAAGAAATAATAAAACTTTTCTCTCAGAGTGGTATTAAGGTTATTCTTATTGGTTCATACTGTCTGCCTGTCCTGAAAGAGAATTTGGGACTTAATTTGCCTACTATTAAGACACAAGACATAGACTTCCTTATAAATGTGCCTTACAGGGGCAAAGAAGTAGATATCGAATCACTTCTTAAAGACCTTGGCTTTTCTATAGGATTTAATCCCGATGGATCTACCTATTTTACAAATGGTATTTTTAAAGTTGAGTTTTTAACGCCAGAAAAAGGCAAAGGAACGGATAAGGCTATATACATTAAGCCTCTAAAAATAAAGGCTACTCCTTTAAGGTATCTCCAGATGTTGTTTGACCAGCAGATTGAGATAGGAAGGGAAGGATATACTTATCTGGTGCCAAGCCCATGGGTATTCGCATATCATAAGATCTTGATCTCGAAGAAAAGAGAGACAAAATACAAAAAAGAAAAAGATATACTACAGGCGATTGCAATATTAAGAGAGGTATTTAAAAAACCAGATTTAGCAAAAAAAGCTATATCGTATCTGGGAACCCTACCACCGAGATGGAAAAGAGATATTAAAGATCATATTGCCGAACATATACCGAAAGTCAAGGATTTCCCTGGATTGGCTCAATAA
- a CDS encoding DnaA/Hda family protein, whose protein sequence is MLSYILITMEYPDTQLIIQFPLNPEFSLENFIVCPENEVAYRAVVEMVQDNHLPFNPLFIYGESGSGKTHLLTAASKILDVTEIINLKGEVEAGLSSFIQKALLIDNIHLISPEVSKEVFRLFNKFYIEGKKIIITSLLPPNQRSNVDEHLGSRLSSGMVVRLSLLNDETRLKIMKKIAKDSGFDLTEEVASYILTHVRRDIGSLQDALKRAIEYSLMTKQRLTVPLVRKVIHAGDT, encoded by the coding sequence TTGCTATCATATATTTTAATAACAATGGAATATCCAGACACGCAACTTATTATTCAATTTCCACTAAATCCTGAGTTTTCGCTGGAGAACTTTATAGTATGTCCTGAGAATGAGGTTGCATACAGGGCAGTGGTAGAAATGGTTCAGGATAATCACCTGCCGTTCAACCCTTTGTTTATATATGGTGAATCTGGCTCAGGGAAGACTCACCTACTAACAGCAGCCAGTAAAATATTGGATGTCACTGAGATAATTAATCTGAAAGGGGAGGTAGAGGCAGGGCTGTCTTCATTCATCCAGAAAGCCCTCCTGATAGACAATATTCACCTCATATCTCCTGAAGTAAGTAAAGAGGTCTTCAGGCTTTTTAACAAATTTTACATAGAAGGTAAAAAGATTATCATAACCAGTCTCCTACCACCCAATCAGAGAAGTAATGTAGATGAACATCTTGGCTCTCGATTATCTTCTGGTATGGTGGTCAGGTTAAGCCTTTTAAATGATGAGACAAGACTGAAGATTATGAAAAAAATTGCAAAAGATAGTGGGTTTGATCTTACGGAAGAGGTAGCGAGTTATATCCTTACGCATGTGAGAAGGGATATAGGTTCACTACAGGATGCATTGAAAAGGGCAATAGAATATTCCCTTATGACAAAGCAGAGATTGACAGTTCCTCTTGTGAGAAAAGTGATTCATGCAGGGGATACTTAA
- a CDS encoding MOSC domain-containing protein produces the protein MEGKVIAVNISEEKGERKRGVDRVFIRENYGIEGDAHASEKWHRQVSLLAIESVNKMKELGLDVGPGDFAENITTEGLELYSLPVGTRMIIGEVEAEVSQIGKVCHDRCAVYYQAGDCVMPKEGVFVRIIKGGWVKPGDIIKVRSEK, from the coding sequence ATGGAAGGAAAAGTCATTGCTGTAAACATCAGTGAAGAGAAGGGTGAGAGGAAAAGGGGTGTTGACAGGGTCTTTATCAGGGAAAATTATGGAATAGAGGGTGACGCTCATGCATCGGAAAAATGGCACAGACAGGTGAGTCTCCTTGCTATCGAGAGTGTGAATAAGATGAAAGAACTGGGGCTTGATGTCGGTCCAGGGGATTTTGCAGAAAATATTACGACAGAGGGATTAGAATTATACTCTCTTCCAGTGGGCACCAGAATGATAATCGGCGAGGTAGAAGCAGAGGTAAGTCAGATAGGCAAGGTGTGTCATGACCGATGTGCTGTATATTATCAGGCAGGAGATTGCGTTATGCCTAAGGAAGGGGTATTTGTGAGAATTATTAAAGGTGGATGGGTGAAGCCGGGAGACATAATCAAAGTGAGAAGTGAGAAGTGA